The Montipora foliosa isolate CH-2021 chromosome 6, ASM3666993v2, whole genome shotgun sequence genome includes the window ACTTCATATCGTGTGAGAAGCAGCTGGCAGAGTGCCTCGTTATTTCCAAGTTGGACTACGCCTCTGTGCTAGTCGATCCACTACTAGCCTATCAGCTGCGCCGCCTCCAGAGAGTACAAAATGCATGTACGGGCTTTGTGTTAAGGAGATACGTCAATGAGTCTGACCTAGTGACACTAAACTGACTAGATATTGCTGAGGACGCAAACTTTCCATTCTTGAATTGACTTTTAAATCTCTGAATGATACAGATTTTCCTGAATACCTTAAGCTGGTGGTACACACCAgctgttgttcaacaaatgttgtacGGTGTGTCATGTCATGTTGAATGTcgaaatatgccattcaacacgttgaaaGTTGATGAACGAGAAAagagaccagctctattccgttaaacacgtctgtgcaacattgttcaacatttgttgagcaacaaatgttgcaagatgttgaaccgtgtgtcatCGGCTTTAGACTTAGTAGTCATGCAGTGTCTGCGTACAACTTGAGATTCTCTGTTGCTCCACTGTTATGTATCCCCAAAGAATCTGGCACCCTTCAGGACACTGCCGCAACTTTTTTCAACAGTCTACCTTCCCATGTCAGAAACATTAAGGACAATGGACTCTTTTGCAAAGCAATCGATAATGTCATTGTTATAACGCCCCAGACTCGACTCTCCTTTACTGACACACAGACAGTTTTAATGTCACAAACCGAGATATTAGATATGGTCAATATTTTTAattgttcatttatttgttttattattgtttCCCATAATTTCAATTgttattgtaattacttcaatGTTAGTTTCGATAGCTTTCAGTGTACAGGCGAAGAGCCGCTTTGTGGATTCTGTATTACAGtcataataacatgggtgacaaagtaccccttaattttggcgcgaaatttcagcgttaattcatgataatttcacatgtgaaattacaatgttcccatggcaacttttcctgcagtgccaaaatggcgtccaggtttaaaaattaaggagtaattttcgctcatgatattaatagctaatcaaaagGTATGctcgtaaaattagggaataatttcacttgattttggacaaaacgcgcgtgaagtTTTCCCTCTACCACGTTTTTTTTTCCACGTTTGTGGTAGTGACCAAAATGGCCACATTCTCGTCGGCCATCTTGAATCCGCTATCCAGAATACGCAGAGAATTTGGAATCGTGTGGACTTtcgaatccggatattttcaaATCCGATGACGTTAAAAACTCAGATCCAGTCCGCGTGAATATTCAACATGGCCAGGagccatctggagcgtgcaacttccatacagcgtctgtgaaacggcgttttcacaagtaggtttatttttagactagcccttcccgcgaattaggtcaaaaaacaaaggcagttcccgttcggtgaccctatgacgtcagcttaatttcttgtaattggtcattgggctcctgtgggagtctcattcgcgggaaattcaatctaaaaataaatcggtctgtgaaaacgccgttacacgaacacagtagagttgtaggctccgggtcatgggttcctgacatGGCCACTAAACGAAACCAACTCGTACTCCTGATAacgcatgctctgttgacaatagtcagagaggagtcctggatactagaacgaatccggatacgtgtggacgggaagaatagcccttttcacgcttagtttttctcatttgcattacaatgtaatctaacgtgggtgcgaggcattttcgggttaaaactacaaaatagcccgaaattgcctcacatacatgctagattacattgtaatgcaaatgagaaagactaaccgtgaaaagggctattcgatttgaatacgttACGTGTGGacgtgaatttttttaaatccgCAGAGAAAAAGTTACGGATTCAAAAGTATCTGGATACGTGTAGACGGGGCTTAAATCTCTCTACTTTTTTGCTAGGGATGGGCAGTTGAAACGAACTTCAGTAAAACCGGAGTTCAGACAACGGCGGCAAGAAGACTACGCCAGCACGCTGAAGATCGATTAGAGACATTGAATATTTAAGTGTTGGTAAGACGAACTAGATGTGTGTGGCGgcgaaagataaaataaaaacaaaaaaaggaattaatTAGAAAGTTACTAAAAGCTGTGTACCCGTTCATCCCGAAACGCATCAAGAAACTTATATGTTGAAAGTGGtaaggaaggaaagaaaagggAAAGATTATTAATAGTAATAAGATTTATCAATAGTTATGATGACCAAAAACAATGACAAACATTcaattaaggaaaaaaatacaaaagaaaatttaatttcGTTATTGTCCGAAAAAATTACATTTGCATTGGAGAGACCGGATTCACGTTCGTGGCTAATGGCAAATTACAGACTGCTAATTGTCGTATAAACAGAAATTGAGAATTCCTTCGTCAGTTAAGACTTATTGCTCTCCGTTAGTAATTTGCCGTTAGTAATTTGGCCGAGAGAAGTTTGCAGTTTTCAGGTGACAtagtgcagaaaagaggtagttcagtgcaaaaaaaaagtaatagagcgactttccaatgatcttgaaaaataaaagtgaAAACTGAGcgtaaatgcaaaacatttttcttctGCACTTTTTCTCTtgcagtttggaataaataagccttacgggctcgtgcaattttgttcgtctttgaaaaacattactcgtgcttatttattccaaaatgcactcgaaatcatgtgattagcTATACAGATTTGATGGCCGATCCATTAGCAAACCATGGACTTTTGCATGTGACGCAAAAACCCAGATTTGAGAGAATTTTCATGCAATTCCAAGAAGTTTGTAACGTCATTTCAGGAATGGGCTCGTGCCTCACACTAACTCTGCCTTGGGAGAAACGATTtcttgttttgttaaatttacgGCGCATCAAAATTGGAAATCCAGAGTAAAAGCGGCAGAATCATTTTGCAATAggtgaataggccatttccgagttcatgtctgcctcctcttcaaagcgagtctcagtgtgaagtttttgtgatggtaattagttctactttaaataggaatgaaaacaaattttcataacaaaaacttcgcacttagactcgctttgaagaggaggcagacatgaactcggaaatggtctattgatgTATCTCGGCAAAGAAAAATATGCAATAGTTATAGGACTGaatggagtccaattcggtctgtaatcctgttgccaattaatcataaaaattacaatttccaagaaaagaagaagaacaaccaagttatgaaagaaatggaaaatttaCATTAAAGgactgacaaaggaggcgtaaattgttcattgtcgctctgaaagaaaggaagaaggaACTCCCCAATTTTgggtttctatggtgattgaaacttAAGTCGTGACTGGTTGATTTAAACttcaactttgaatgtgattggcttctTGAGCTGTCCAATAACAAGCTGTCCGATGGcaaactgtccgataacaacttggtaagtgaattagtggaaaatatgagttttttaaaaccattctcaatcgaggaaattgtaatttttatgattattgAGGTTATGGGCACTTGAAGCTGTACGTGGATCGAAGCGCTCagttataaatgctaaaattaTTTCGACTCTTTGAGATAAGCCATTAAGGGCGGTTTGGTTTATTACACACAACTTGTATTGACTCGGGATCTctgaagaaaattatttttattagggGATAGATGCGTGGTGGTACAGTAATTTGTTCAGGCTGGTTTTTTAAATTCATATCGGAGTAAATATAGGTATAAGGTATTGtttgcaaataattattttggtcTTGTGAGCGCAAAGCAAGGGGGTAGCTGTACAATGCAGAGGCAccgaattttgtttttgtcgaaAAAGCAATTGTCATTAATCATTAATATATTTAAAGTATACGTTAAGAGATACGGTTATTAAAATGCGTGTCAAAGCCTATTTAACGACATAGTGAAATGACAGGAACTCATGAATTGGGGCTTACAACCTTCatctttctcttttgttttgacgttttcttAGAACATCTGAAGTGAGAACCAACTCAGCCACTTTTCAGCAGCAAAAGAATCCCTTTAAATCACTTGAAATAACCtgtacagtcaaatttgtttaaGAATTCTCCAaggaaagcgtttgtatccgaaataaattaCTTTGAGAATCGCTTTTTGTCACTTTcgtattttaccacaattgcttgtaatctcgaaatctgattggctaatttgccgttgtcggtAAGAGTCTAGACATCGCTGCTCGCGTCAAAGTGTCACGCaattgtaatagccaatcaggaacgctcattttaagaaataaaccaatcagattgcgaaaAAGGTATAAACAACGCCTGCTCTTTCTTGGTGTCGTAatcttggtcacgctctgaagttaacattttctttggcgttgaatattgtgataaaaaaaacaaatcgaatgtggcttggcgttgtctgtactcgtatcgacaacgatattcgtcatcgcAGTGGTcaacaacgctgaaccacatttgatttgttaatttgccaggcgccgccatcttgaatcgtTATGTCGTGTTACAGCTGCGCTATCGCTATTATACAAAAGTCATTTGTGTCAGAATAACGTTACAATTGTTCAACGTGTCCGCGCACTGGAAATTTCAAAGTGGCAGTAAGCGattctaaaattcatttttgcTTATACAAACTTAGAACCGATTAAATTtgtttgcaaacattatttCGTCCGGCTTAAACTGATTCTTTAGAAACCTGAGTGGAAGTTCCCTTCAAGTGgcaaaagcaataaaaaaacaACGTGGCTTCAGAAAACGATTATTTAATCTAGGATGACAAGTTGTTTGCCCCTCACAGACTCCTGAAATtggttaattatttttaaaaataatacacTTCTTGCATATTATCAAGTTCTTACGCATGCGTGGTAAACATATCGCAGCTGGTGATATGATTATGCAACCCAGGTGCTCTCTCGCTCGACGACGTGAGGTATTGGATTGCGGAAAATTAATTCAGTTTTAAGGAACGAAGTATTTTTTTGATGAGTTGCAATTGAGATGCAAGGGGGTTTTCTGCAATCCCGCATCTTAGTGGAAATGAGAGAGGACCTTGTTTTGAGGTGGCTAGTGGTATAGTGTTCCAACGTGACGTCACagaagccatgttggtgtcgcaATTTTGAAGGTCGTGTAATAAAAACATGACCGCTGACTATGTGAGTAATTAGTCTGACGAATTTAAGAGTGTTCACTTTGACGTCACAATGGCATGCTATAAGAGTAGGGTCCTTTCGATCTAGGCTTACCGCTGACTTCAAGCTGTAGTTTGGCGTTTTGCCTTGGAGATAGAGTCAGTTTGTGGTTTTATAACGAAGTAAACATAAATCAAGTGTCTCCATATTGAAGCAATGCACTGGTTTTTCAGATGGCTACAAATTGGAAActatttccttttttctctttcGTATCTTAAGCCATGATATGCTCGGGTAAATGAGTCAGTGACAACCAAAACTGGAACGTTGACGCAAGGTCTGGTCACGTGATAGCCAGCTGTTAGAAGTCAGCGGTAAACACGATTTTAAAGGCTAAAGAAGCGCCGCGCATGTTAGGAAAAAATGATTCTTTTGGAAATTGAACTAAAAGTGAATTCTGGCAGGTATAAACGCAAGATCTTCATGGATGCTAGTTACGTGATTAAAACATTGTACAATATGATTGCATCTGAGAAGATGGAGTTATAAAATTCAGCTGATGTAACGAGGGAGTTGTGAAATGAGGGCGATGACATACAATGttaaccaggtgatctggtgacgtaattcggaggactggggagaaaaattttaacgccgtatcccacaaccgcgcgcggccttattttcgaattcaacatggcaggggcgaggttagatcttgtcgggtctacttgaatgttcattcagtaacaggaaatgtggtagacacgtaatgatctgttgagttttggcgatggcaatacctaaggccgcgcgcggctGTGGGATACGgccttaaaatttttcttcccggtcctccaaattacgtcaccagatcacctggaagaaGTTATATGTTACAAATTACGCCTTACGGAAATCTACTCTCTGTCAAAGGTACCGTATTCAATAAAAGTTTTATTCTCTCTAtcgcttttgagagtttttctTTGTGCACAGACCGTTATTCTTAGTTGCATTACATCGGCGCACTAAGACGTGGTTTCACTCATGACGTGTTTCGCCACCTCGTCTTTGATTTTCTTCAATCAAACATCAGTAGTCCTAATTTCATTTTCAGGAATCGTCACGCCGTCAACCAACAAGTACGTTTTGTTTCTCCCTTTATCATGATAAGTTGACATATGTCCATGCAATGTGTAGAAGTCTTCTTTGAATGGGGTTCTCTTCTTTTCCGTATTTCTTTCACCGCAAAATTCATTCCTCTCAAAAAACGACACATTTCGTTCTTTCGGTTTGACGCTCGGTTCACGAGACGAGAAGCCTTTGGAAGAATCATTACAAGGAATATCATCTGTACGATCCGTTTTTGAAGCATACGCATTGGAAACTCTACGTAACTGATGATATTCATACGGTGGCGGAGACGCAGTGAAGCAGATTTGGTCAGATCTGACGGAACCTTTGTCGTCAGGAGTTTCGATCCCTTTTTCCACACTTCCTTCGTCGCTTATGGATCCATGACGAACATTTCCATTCATCTTCGTATTTTCTTTATTCAAAAGAGGCTTATTCTGAGGCGCAAGAGTCCCATTTGGCACCGTatcattttcttgtttattctttCCGTTGTGGCTTCTTCTTAGAGAGCCATTGTAAGTGTCTCGCCTGCCGCGGAATGCGGACATGATCGAAGATTCTGTGTCTGGAGAGTATAAATAGCCTTTGCCACACATGCGTCTTATTATATTCCGAAAAGCAATCTTGAAGGTAGGATTGAGGAAGGCGTAAATGATAGGATTCAAACAGCTGTTTAGGTAATGTAGCCACTTAACGGCGGAGCGTATGGCTGGGATGTTGAGAATGTCCTCTTGGCAGGATTCGCAGTAATTGTACGCAAGCGAGGTCAGAAAGAAGGGAAGCCAACATATTATGAATGCTCCAGTCACCACGCTCAAACTCTTTGCAGTTTTGAATTCATTAGACAGCCGCCTTCCATGGCGTTTGGCAGAGCGAGATCTTGTCACTACCACCGAAAGGATCCCCCcataacaaaataatattactaAAAGCGGAGCAACGAAGCCAGATAAGAAAATCACTAAGTATTTCCAATCCTGTTCGATCAAAAAGAGACACGATGTCCCGATGGCGTGGATCCAGGTCACAAGTATCACCCACTTGCAAGTCCCCGTTGTCATTTTGGTGTGATGTACAAGGGGTTTTTTAATGGCAAAGTAGCGATCTATGGAGATGAACATCAAGTTGGAGATCGACGAAATGGCACAGACAATGTCGATCATGCTCCACGCTAGACCAAAAGCCTCGATATCGATTTCTGGCGGGTACATCCAGGTAGTTATCTCTCCAGCTAACCAGATGGGCTCCGTGATGAAGGCCACCATGATGTCACTCACAGCAAGGCTGAGAATGAACCAATTTGTCACACTGTTCCGTATGCGTTTGAATGTGTGAAAAGCAGCTATAACAAGCCCATTACCGAGGAGCGTTAAAATAATTAGGACAAGAATTGTTATTGAAGATATCACTTTGTGCGATAACGTGTTCTGTGGGGGGTATACCGCGGACATAACAGGATCTCCTCCACCGCTTGTTATGTTGAGGCTGCCGTTGCCAACATTCATGATAAACGAGAAACGAGTGTGGTTTCCTCGGCAGATGTGCTTGTGTTGCTCACGCTATGCCACCAGATGTAAATCACTGAAACTGATAGACAGAGCAAAGTCGTGTGAATTGAAGTTAAGATATCATTTAAAAAAGATTATTATGAACCGGTGATGGATCACAGATTTTGAATGCAGCATGGCCAGCCTTCGTCCAAGACAGAGTAGGGAAATCAATAATAAATGATGACAAATGGCCGTGGAATGACAGGGGATCCTAaaggcctgttcaaacgcactatACACGCACCATACAACACTCGACTTTGTATGATCGACATTGTATAGCGTTGTTGGGTAAGGTGTTCAAACGTACTATACACGGACTATACAACCACTCTACAAGTATGACGAAACAGAGAATTGTGGGTTAAGATTACCCATAGTTCCACGCGCGTTTCCATAGAAATGGCGTAAAACATGGcagtatttaacaaataaagaagccttgactgtgctctgttctgttgtaaagcacgcaggaagcggctagagcatgaaagaagtgtagggggaaacacgagccgataggcgagtgtttctccctacttcttgagtgctctagccgcttcctaagtgctttacaacagaacagagcacagtcaaggcttctttatttgttttatgataaaaaacaagtaattttcttcaaaaattctactttattttcaaagcgcgcgctgcttgtggcgaactgagatgtcgtcagcacagtgctttatactctgataaagcacgctactttggaccaatcagagcgcttgtaagaatgtttaagattatttgattggttaatgaaacaaaggcttgtcaaaacatcaatcaactggaaagtggcttgacagaaatcacacaaaattcgaatttatggaaaaacaagtgtctcaatgttcggtttcagtccgtaaaaaacagcaaaaaagaggatctaaatgattaagttcagtgaaaaccggccgaattgttgcccatgaaaacctgcacgtttccgacatgacaactggaaaacaaactgttcattgcttgcggctggaatctgaaaacctgttgggaattttgtaaatgaagaactccagcgtgaggactttctgagcttgaaagaactgctggaccgggcgacggttgaggtcttccatccaaagcacttgacagaatatctgagcaagcctttaactgacagcttcaataatacccaaggtaaaattcggaaattcatctggcgtttctgcggatgatggcgtgagctttcgtttgttccgtgctttgtactctcataaagcacgctgtttaaaccaatgagagcgcgcgttatatagaaactttattataaaatgCTCTACAAGTCGAGTGGTGCGTTCAAACGAGCTCGACTTTGTAGAGTATCGCTTCAGtgatcgcgaaacaaaggaaaagtcgaGTGGTTGTCGAgtagaagtttgaccagtttcaaataTCGCTATACACGATTAGACTTGCCGAATCGTGTATAGTGGGCACTATACAAGGTGTTCAAACGCAGTCGACTTTGTAGAGTATACAAGTCGAATGTTGTATGGtatacaaagtcgagtgcgtttgaacaggccttAAGCTTTGTGGCTGGTTGTCGGAGCTTTTGCCGAACCGCTACAACATTTTCATTTGATACTCACCGCGGAAGCCGAAAAATACCTGGATGTCTAAATAAAAGTTATGCTCTAAAAATTACTTCTCTATCAAAACGCACGTTTAATTGTTATACATAATGAGAGAAAGACCCCCTGTCCTGCCATGAACACAGTAGGGAATCACAACAATTCAGTTGCGATCTTTCAATCTTAATAGAAATCATACAACAGGCACTCAGCAGGCGGGCGGGGTTGTCTTTTCTTATTGCCTAATGGGTATACCTTTAGAGAACATAGCAATGACGATAATAAGCCTATTTGCGTCTTTAAAGAGCatttaaaaccaaaattatCTTTGATAAACGCTTCGAAtggtaaaaagaaagaaattccaCGCTTCTCTTGTCATGCGTGGTGGTTATTGTCATGACTGAGTAGCGATTGGGAAAAGTCGTAGTCAAGTTCTGGATGCCCAACGGTGTAGTTTTAGCACAACCAAATGAGGTCATTTCTTCGCGTTTCTACTGTATTCTATATGCAATGTCTGAGTGTATCttgaaaaaaacaaggaaacacagTTCACAAAAAGAACTGGAATTCACGAGCTGATTTTTGTTTCCTCCGCGGAAATATCGACTGACCGTTGTTCATTCAAAATGTGCAGGAATTTACTTTAGCTTTCGAAGGGCTAAGCCGGGCTAAATTTCGCCATGTTACCAAAGTTCCAAGGATAATTCAGTACACTTATAACTAACTAGGTAACTGGTTAGCAAAGTCATTCCTAACGTATAATTACCGGCAAAATTACTTCAGTGTTTGTTGCCCCAGCATGCAGGAGTTCTGTGCACGGGGAATTGGATTCGTGCCATTTATTTACGGTCTCTTCGAATGGATCAATGACAGGAGGTCAAAGTATGCTCTtcgaaaaaattaactgaaatgtttTTCGGTGGTAAATATCAATGGAACGCCAATAAAGAATTGTCCTTGCGTTAAGGAATGTGTAAATTGACTTAGCAGAAAACAGGAAAAGCCGAAAAAAATAGATCCAAGATACATTCTGTAACAGTTCCACTTAATTTTCAGCATTACTGAACCTGCTATCCAAAAATCGCAACGGTTCCTTCGTGCAAACGTTGTACATAGTTCTTTAATACAAATGATTCCTTTAACCTTTTGAATGGTTTTGTCGATAAACCGTTAATTCTCAGCATTCCTACGAGACGAGAGGCAAACTGAAGTATTTCTTTCCttgcaaaaaattgttttccgCACTTCATTTTTAAAGCAAGATGGGTTACCTTAGACTTACTCAGTTTTGCGGCCTACCAATGAAAAGGCAAACGGGAAGAACTGTATGAAGTTTGCGATAAAAATGCAGAACGATAGTTTGGTTGATAAAAGTATCTCGAAAACTCGGAAGTGGGGCTTTTAAATCGACAGTAACCATTTAATTTAACCTCAGATAACCGACTTTGCTTTCACCGCATTCATTTAATACCCCTTTATCAGTTTTCAAGGCTGCACGCCCGTTAATTAAGCCTGTAGAATTGGCCGCTTCATTGGACTATAATCTGCTCAATTCCCTACCTAACTTTAATATGAGAACACACATTCTCTCAGATTTTCTGTTTTATTACTAATAAGGAGAAtctgaaaaaatatattttttcgatGTTGAGGAGATAGTTCGGGAAAAAATTCCGAGTGATattaatgcactagtcatttgtttcccccaccccccgacccccggggatagtggggacatatggggcaattactagggcaattacgcgagattacg containing:
- the LOC138006548 gene encoding trace amine-associated receptor 1-like; this translates as MNVGNGSLNITSGGGDPVMSAVYPPQNTLSHKVISSITILVLIILTLLGNGLVIAAFHTFKRIRNSVTNWFILSLAVSDIMVAFITEPIWLAGEITTWMYPPEIDIEAFGLAWSMIDIVCAISSISNLMFISIDRYFAIKKPLVHHTKMTTGTCKWVILVTWIHAIGTSCLFLIEQDWKYLVIFLSGFVAPLLVILFCYGGILSVVVTRSRSAKRHGRRLSNEFKTAKSLSVVTGAFIICWLPFFLTSLAYNYCESCQEDILNIPAIRSAVKWLHYLNSCLNPIIYAFLNPTFKIAFRNIIRRMCGKGYLYSPDTESSIMSAFRGRRDTYNGSLRRSHNGKNKQENDTVPNGTLAPQNKPLLNKENTKMNGNVRHGSISDEGSVEKGIETPDDKGSVRSDQICFTASPPPYEYHQLRRVSNAYASKTDRTDDIPCNDSSKGFSSREPSVKPKERNVSFFERNEFCGERNTEKKRTPFKEDFYTLHGHMSTYHDKGRNKTYLLVDGVTIPENEIRTTDV